From the Lycorma delicatula isolate Av1 chromosome 4, ASM4794821v1, whole genome shotgun sequence genome, the window gcaattttcaataaataactgcaataatcattattttaactcattactacaaaaaacaaatatttttcttttaaaagtaaaaataaaaattagtaaatatctcctttttatatgaaaagtatttatttaattttcttctgaaaaGGCCTGCAGTaagctactttttaattttattttttaaaacattaccttTATCTACCATCTGATGAATAATCTTAGCTGCTCTTTGTGAACCTTACAGAAATGAGGGGATGGGTTGACCTGTGTGTATCTTTGGTGGCCAACCTGAATGTGAGGACTCTGTCATGTATGGTACTACTGGGGGATACAGGTGACCACAATCTCAACATTAGGTGACTACAGTGCTATTGCTTCTGTCATATGATCTACCAAAAACCAAAAGCTTGGTGTATAATATTCATTGAGTATTAGCATTTTTTCATGAGTAACCTATAAGGTTGTTCTTAAACAGGCAAAatcaaaacaaagttaaaaatcgttacaaaattaaacaacaaatcaTCAAAATACTCATAATAAACAGAATGACAGTCTTGCCAACCGACCATGAAAATTGTTCTAATACTTGGATTAAAAATCCcatggaatatttatatttaataaattatctgaagggattttttttctcaaataattgaACAGATCAATAGTTACAATTCAACACATTCACAACTACCATATCTTTAAAATCCACTATAGGCATGTTAGGCCTATGATGGTTTCATCAGTAGGGCATCAAACAAGACTTTTTCTGATTTCTTACAGAGTCTTTGCAGCTACTGAAACAGTAATTAGGAACAGTCCTTATTGTGCTTTATGTCTTCTCCTTTGCCTACTTGTAGGATTGAACTTCAAACTCTGCAGATATTTGTTAGATAGATCAACCTGATGAATAatcttaatagtaaaaaatacattcaaaactaaaaaatatctaCTTAGGTAATCTGcagctaattattttaatttagcattAGACATTTTTATGACTGTGCTCACACTTAAAGGTACTTGACACAgcataagatattaaatatttttttgcattacacATAAAAACACAGGCTACTTACTCTTTCATCTTTCGACTTTTCTTTTGGATGAGATGTAACTGTCGAAGAGGTTGAAGATTTATCCAAAGGCTCAACTTTCACTGCAGATATTGGAGGAATAATTGGAGTCGGCTGAAATTGATTAAGAGAAATACTAGGGGCAGGAACTGATGGTGGAATAGACGGAGGAGGTGCAATATTAGCAGTAGTAGTAATTGGAGGCACATGTTTAGTTTTGGGAGGTGGACTTTCTTCAACTATGCTTGGATGATGGGGCTGCAAAAATAATGGAGGGTGTAAAGGTAAATTTGTAATTGTGGGTGGGATCAAACCACCATGCTTTCCCATAGAAGGAAACCTAGGATATAACCCTGGATGTCCAATAGGAGGGATTAACCCAGGTGCAGTTGGAAAATTGGGATAGAAAGGAAACACTGGAGTGGGAGTAGGAATCACAGGAGGTATACTGCTTCCACCAATGCTGCAGCCACCACCTACACTATCATCATGACTAGTTTCAACCTCAGGTGTTTTTGGTTTCTCCATAAATTCAGGTTCAAATGGTTCACTCTTGATAATATGCTTAGGACTACTCAAAAACTTCTCCTTATTCTCCCTTTTCTCTTTgattttgtctttctttttcttttttgattcacTTTTACGTTGTATGATAGGCAATTCAGGAGTGCGAGGGGTACCAGGAGGTGAATCAAACTGAAATGAATCATTATCAGACAATGGATGTTCTGGGATTGGAGGTTCTTTGTTATTACTATCATCTCTGCTTCTCTGAATAACAGATTCAATAACTTCATTAATCTGCGCCAGTCTAGCCTCTCTAGCCAAACCATTTCCACTGTTAAcagtactttcattaaaatttttattaaagcctTCACTATAATCTACTTTATTTTCTTccttaacttttgatatttttttaaatatgttaagtttttgtttatcTGGTTCAGACGGTAACTTTCCATCAATATTACCACcagttttaatcttttctggAACAGGCAGCTTATGTTGATTTAAAAGAGACGATGGATTGCTCATCTCAACTTTTGGACTTTTAGCTGATGGTATCTTAGATATTTTAGGTATTAATACGTTAAGGCCGCTTCTAACAGCAACACTTTCaggaggaaatttattttttattaattttggattaggtttatttaaatgatttgatgAATTTGGATTATTCTGAGACATCATTTTTAATGCACCCGATTTGAGAGCTTTTAATTTAGTAAGTTCTTTCATGCTGACTAATTTTTTCACTTTAGAATCATCGTCTTCAGTTACTGGTAATTCTGTTGATGGTAACTCTTtaagtataccttctacatctaATTTCTTAATTCCCTCTAATCCAGGTTTAATAGGAGGGttctttttcgttttcttttctcCCTTCACTTCAGGAGGTACAGTCGGATAAGAAGAAGGAGATGGCTGAGGCGAATTAGACCTGGAGTTACTATCCGTTGTTGTAGCAGGAGTACGAGCTTCAGGCAGTTTTCCCTCACGAGCTGGGGATAAGAATCCTGAAGTTGTCATCATAACACTGCTGATTTCACGTAGCGGACGGCCCTCTTCTTCTATCATTAACCTGCAACAATTAAAAACTTggttcaaaattttaattcttcagaAACATAACAAATAACATCCTACTATTCACCCAGAAACAGTTAAATCAAATCTCAAGTTATCCTTTTCCAGATAACTCAGATATTCTAAACTGGTTTTACACCATTTTTTCCTgagatgtattattttataccatagtgaaaatattaaaattacctttatgaattcaaaataagagaattagtttttatgaaaataattacacattaactgaaacaaattatagaacagttcatttatttaaatatatgaagtgAAAGATAACTGCTTTATTtctccataataaaaaaaaaattcacttaaacatCTTTTaatccatataaataatattaaacctacatttataaatataaacaacaaatatatattatactctacaaaaatttgaactatttaaaaatcttttaaaagaaaattgtcagGTTTTTtcttaagaagtaaaaaattaacactgtGTTTTACTAACAAGattatataaaagcaattaaccttttaaattatttttagacacaaattttcaggaaaactaagaatattttataaaatcagataaattattAAGCTATTTTCATTGAAGCTGTTTGTGAACATTTATTACACTGACAATTTGCTATTTTTTCAATTGAAGATTAGAATTCCACttaaaatttactagtaaataaaactaatatctaACAATCTcacaattgaataataatattttacaatcatataACATAAACAGATAAGTATTTACATTGCATAACCAATGAAAATGTAACAAAcatgaaattctattttaattacggcCTGATggtattgaaatataatttatttatataatagttcccatttaccaacaatctttaatagtatgttcgaacactttcggattagtaatccatcctcaggaacactgatgtgttataattataaataaaaagtaaaataacgtCAACGTTCTGTCATGTCAATATGAAGGTCTCCTTTCCTAttttcatactgacatgacggataatgttgacattattttaccttttgacaatcaattgttatatttataatttttgttttcaaaattcaagttagtataattagtgatatgtgaagtaaataattataattaaaacacatcaatgttcctgaggatggattactgaTCCGAAAGTGtttgaacatactattaaagattgttggtaactggaaactattatataaataaataaataaaaaattctataccgattaacaaaatcatatctgaaattaatacaattactGTGAATATTAACTCCTATCAGTTAATTCACCAGAATGCATGTTTCAATGAATATGAAACAGATAGTGAAGATATTTCTTTTAGTTACACCATGACTTTTAACAGGAAAgagatctaaatataatcgtaaTTCTGTGACATATAATATTAACCacatacacaaaattaattactaatgtaCTTAATCGATCGTGCAGTAATCTCGGTGAGTGGACCatcttgttttgaaaatttttaaatgtaaaaacaggGGCAATTGTCCACTTAAGTTGAAATAGTATTATGTTTACAAATGCTGCTATAGATTTCTTTCACATTAAATCTTAtcaggaaataaattatttcttattgtatttCCAGATATCTCAACAGACATCTTTCCCAATCGTATAAATATCTCAATTTGTTTTGTGATAATGGATGGTTCATATAGCAGTGATCAAGGTTATGTTTCTTTGatgacagtaaaattaaataaagttttttagttttaattctgttttatttgtgtaaataaacatctttatttacacaagtaaaaatctactttttcaaaacaaaatttattattttatgtaaattgcccattaaaaagaatatctttagaattaaaatatgtttttataggCAGTTACGCTTGAAAAAATTAGTGTAACAAGGTCCAACAtgcacaaattttttaataaatttattaactttaaaccACATAGCAAACATAAATGACAGTCTCTAACCTTACTCATATATAGTCAACATATTCATGTGTTGGTTGGTAACAGTTTTTAAATGCACTGTGTTGTTTTTTTGCAATCgctttacagtatttttttttatcctttattaaaaGAAGGGGCGACCGGTAACCGCCTGGAAGACCTAACTTCAATCGCACCAGTGTGATGTGGCATAGAAACACCCCCCCCCTGTCTACGGACTCTTCCTTATGGGCACCCATCCCCCTTGGATCACAGAAGCAATCCAACAGTCTGGAATTCCAAAAAGGCAACTCACCAAGAAGGCTTCCCAGCTTTACagtatttagatatatatttttcttcactgccacaaaaatttttttcacaaatgtgTTTATTTCAATCAGCAGTATCAGATTATTACTTAAAGGAGAATTAATCATTTTCTCCTTATGCAGAGTGgataaatatgaaacttttattataatgatttgaaaGAAAATGCCTTTTGTAATAGCTTTGTTgctataaatagatttttaataattaatgatttaatatatttaatgaataaaagaatattgccgaacagtaaaataagataaaaaataagcaaaataagcTTACATTACTCTAATAAAActatatgttatttttgttacattttttaatgcaaGTTTACTGATTAACTTTTGTATTtgtttctcttaaaaataataatgctgtaACAATATTAgccaaatacttttaaaaaaatcatttaatactcACTCAGACTACAtcttaagcaaaatttaataactttaaattacttgtaatatGAGTAACACcagtcagaatttttttaaattgcatcacAAGATTCACTGAAATGTTCTTTTTACACTTgtgtactcatttttaaaaaataattcaatggaAAAAGTTGATATATAAGATTgacaaatacataacaaaaaatccaatttaaattcagtttatcaGTTTACACCAAAATACACAattgttttcttcagttttttgaaCACATCAGAGATCATTATAAAAGCACTATACATTTTTTGGAAGATAATTACAGGAGTGTTTTATTAATCTCTGCAAAATTTattgaactgtttttgaaataaagaaactgTATGCTGGACGACACATTTTTAATTCACATGTAGCCCCAGAACTTTAATAAATGGGAgaaaacctaaaatttattatttccgtaTATAATTATGGgctgttttttttcataaaactattattactgtattaattaacACTGAAGATCAGTAAGTATTAAAAGgcatattttgtttgtaaagttatatttaacttgtggtttggtaataaataaaaaaaatcaagtaaatacaacatttgaattatttttataaatttttcaaattgtttcttctaaagtatttataaaatgaatacaaaaaaaattaaccagttGTTATAGTTATAACAACTGTAGTTACAACAACTATAGTtgtgtataataaaaaagttgggtagtataaaaatatattaaacatttttcataaaaataaatataccatgGCTTATAAACCAAATAAACGAAAAGTAAAATCTAACAAGtggatatattaaatatgtatgtataaataatatgtaattattttattcatgtgaATTATTACAACTGTTGTAGAAACTAGTCTTGTTCTTCGTTCTTCTTATGAAGCATGCAATAATTTACAagagtaaaataatgttaaataaacttgtgaaaaattatagagaacaatatttttgttaaattacaattacattaaatataagaaattattacaaatgaacAAGTATAAATATGCTAAATAATTGGACAAAGGTAAACGATAGCTGCAACTagattaaacaaaacaaagtacaaatagagattttttataaataaattaaatgaaattcataaatttcaaaatgcatagaaTTTCTAGAAGAAATGTTGCaaagaataaggaaaaaaaatatcaaaacgatacagtttttttttcttttaatgggcAATTGCTCTGCAAGTTTTTGTTAAAGACTCTTCCCCAATCTTTCAGATTGCAGAACACAGAGAAAGTAGTTTCCATGTCAAATCATATTacttataaaaggaaaaataaacattatccaCAGTCAGCaggtattataataatactttcttatgaaaagtttggaaaatttaaataaaatattaaaaaataaatccatcaGTGAATCATAAGTGTTCTGACCTTCATGTAAAGAAActcaaataatgaaaactaaaataaagaaaattgataaacataacaaaatatttaatgaccTTGCTCTTTTTAAAGCGGAGCTTTCCATTGTAATTGGATCACCAGGAcgtttaaacagatttatttttggaCTTGTCAATGGTGGTGAAGCACATTCAACCCCAGCAGTTGTGTCTACACTTAATGTTGAACTTTTAACACTGTATTCTTcatctaaaagtaaaaatgaataaacataatataaaagcaaaaactgatatcaaaacaaaaacattatcactgtcagtattatttttagagtatttatacagtaaatatgaaaaattagcatttaaattttcttttctgaagAAATGATCATGAACTTTTACTTTTTACCATTGTATGAATGCAACGGTATTAAATATCTTCTCCCTGGCCACATAGAGGAGATGATGTAATATATTCCAATACCTACTGGTGAACAGTGGATATACAAGGTTAATTTGGatcaaaacatttgttttttattcttattttgtctCGTGCTATCTTCTAttgcataattttcataaaattctatattttacaaaattaacttttgtattttttaccatTACCGTTATCACCTCAAATGAACATACCAATTATAATATACAATCACAAAGCACCCTGATTACGTCATAAgcaaaacctacaaaaaaaatactctaatgttaaaaaaacagtcaactattatgttttaaaataaagtatgacTACTCATTTCACAACTTCGATTTCCTAGATgtaaactcaaaaataattaaaatttcagttatcaattaaaaagttacaataattattatcattacaaaacttttaatttgttacacctcaaatttcatacaaaaatataatctcTAAACTggttaattgattaaattaaaaataaaataaaattaacttcacatataattcattaacattaaatctataaataacaaaaaccaagATGGTAAAAGAATGAGGACACCCACAAAAGAGCAATCTCATTGTTACTAAGTATCAGATCATTCAAGTTTGAAAGTACACAAACTTAAAATTGTTtggtatgttaaaatattattttgtcaaataataaaaataattgttattattactaaatagcaataataatactaaatttttgaCGTATAATCTGAAtagtttttacataatataaacattagTATGCACATTTCCAAACTTAAGACATATGACTCTTAGCATCCCCTTGTAATgcagattaatataaataaaagtcaaacATTTTGATAACATCAATTGtgtgtatttaataaaagtacaaatttcATAAAGCTAATCAACAATACATTAATTTACCTTCTAATTCTGGATGCATAGCAGGCAAGTGTTCATGAATATGAACAGGTCTTGTAACTACCTCACGACTTCCAGGTTTTAACAGATTAAGATGATTTTCTCTTTCAGTCGGATACTTTGGTATTTCTTTTGGAAATGGAACTGATGGTACATTTTCGACATACTCTTCCAATTCTGATATGCTAATGCCCATATCCCGAAATGCCAAGCCAAGATCGTGTAAAGTTGGATCAGTATGACCAACtgtaacagttaataaaatttaaatacata encodes:
- the Taf3 gene encoding TBP-associated factor 3; translated protein: MTTKFTRSILRVVVAQLCQTIGWHAVNTTPFELLTDVLQKYIVELAENAHRYAEQFGHTDPTLHDLGLAFRDMGISISELEEYVENVPSVPFPKEIPKYPTERENHLNLLKPGSREVVTRPVHIHEHLPAMHPELEDEEYSVKSSTLSVDTTAGVECASPPLTSPKINLFKRPGDPITMESSALKRARLMIEEEGRPLREISSVMMTTSGFLSPAREGKLPEARTPATTTDSNSRSNSPQPSPSSYPTVPPEVKGEKKTKKNPPIKPGLEGIKKLDVEGILKELPSTELPVTEDDDSKVKKLVSMKELTKLKALKSGALKMMSQNNPNSSNHLNKPNPKLIKNKFPPESVAVRSGLNVLIPKISKIPSAKSPKVEMSNPSSLLNQHKLPVPEKIKTGGNIDGKLPSEPDKQKLNIFKKISKVKEENKVDYSEGFNKNFNESTVNSGNGLAREARLAQINEVIESVIQRSRDDSNNKEPPIPEHPLSDNDSFQFDSPPGTPRTPELPIIQRKSESKKKKKDKIKEKRENKEKFLSSPKHIIKSEPFEPEFMEKPKTPEVETSHDDSVGGGCSIGGSSIPPVIPTPTPVFPFYPNFPTAPGLIPPIGHPGLYPRFPSMGKHGGLIPPTITNLPLHPPLFLQPHHPSIVEESPPPKTKHVPPITTTANIAPPPSIPPSVPAPSISLNQFQPTPIIPPISAVKVEPLDKSSTSSTVTSHPKEKSKDERKKEHKKEKKDRIKKKKDKKDKMKNKDKSEKKRDKTEKKERDKEKIKEKKEKKEKKREKEREQQAMVAAAEKPEEKPAVATSSNSGSSVPKITFKLGPASPQPVQQPAPVTPETPHRKIVIKPVKKPEETAEERPKRTEEPSREVSQPGREPSPELARICALVTRPPKQKSTSKTQFPVEPNLASPVPSKPKKPILSQPITTATNATTTTTTTASTPKVKSKDISKKPLKETEPVKEPVAVPYYYDTEGNQVWICPGCGGQDDGSPMIGCDGCDAWYHWVCVGIQVPPDSNDWFCRVCIGKKDEIVGEKKKKIRKKKNLA